One window of Streptomyces sp. SUK 48 genomic DNA carries:
- a CDS encoding MSMEG_1061 family FMN-dependent PPOX-type flavoprotein, producing MTTVLASTAFDSLRLDAVTDQEALRRVYALPGAAAVRKQMTELTDQTSRLIGCSSLVLVASADAEGNCDVSPRGGPAGFVSVLDARTVAIPDATGNKRLDTLRNVIATGRAGLLFVVPGRTTTLRVNGRACVSTRPDLLSQLTAVGKPPASALVVGIEEVYPHCPKSLLRSGAWKPEQWLAADAQPTSAEVTLAQMRMPELTIADIERAEADALKYRYE from the coding sequence ATGACGACCGTTCTTGCCAGCACCGCATTCGACTCGCTCCGACTCGACGCCGTGACCGACCAGGAGGCGCTGCGCCGGGTCTACGCGCTCCCCGGCGCCGCCGCCGTGCGCAAGCAGATGACCGAACTCACGGACCAGACAAGCCGTTTGATCGGCTGCTCGTCGCTGGTGCTGGTCGCCAGCGCGGACGCCGAGGGCAACTGCGACGTCTCCCCGCGCGGCGGTCCCGCCGGGTTCGTCTCCGTCCTGGACGCGCGGACGGTGGCGATACCGGACGCGACCGGCAACAAGCGCCTGGACACCCTGCGCAACGTCATCGCCACCGGCCGGGCCGGGCTGCTGTTCGTCGTCCCGGGCCGCACCACGACGCTCCGCGTCAACGGCCGGGCCTGCGTCTCCACCCGCCCCGACCTGCTGTCCCAGCTGACCGCGGTGGGCAAGCCGCCGGCCAGCGCGCTGGTGGTGGGGATCGAGGAGGTCTACCCGCACTGCCCCAAGTCGTTGCTGCGCAGCGGCGCCTGGAAGCCGGAGCAGTGGCTGGCGGCGGACGCCCAGCCGACCTCGGCCGAGGTGACTCTGGCCCAGATGCGGATGCCGGAACTGACGATCGCCGACATCGAGCGGGCCGAGGCGGATGCGCTGAAGTACCGGTACGAGTAA
- a CDS encoding acyl-protein synthase, whose amino-acid sequence MTTASTSDAELVRQLDSLAQYFRPLEVPEPGELPRVQELCDLSDPFRADAAADELFVAAMREINAWHTLRNPLYGALWKEAGAPDMDSVGQVAELPYIHVNLFKRHALSSIADDAVALRLTSSGTGGEKTEIGFDAWSIGTAQRMDAWTMKALGLIDVERPANYLVLGYEPDPRLTMGAAHGLNELCDFAPVASVRHALRNTGDGHEFDPMGCVDTLLEFAKRAEPVRIVGFPALLHTVLERMGTMGVPPLRLPEGSLVLTGGGWKSHADRAIGRTEFRAGIERQLGIPDERIRDCYGSVEHCVPYIECAAHHFHVPVWARCVVRDVRTLEPVGYGDVGYLQFVSPFITALPAHSVLMADLGTLRPPGDCGIATPWFEVLGRAGVRRNRTCAVAAAELMEVR is encoded by the coding sequence ATGACCACCGCGTCGACCTCTGACGCCGAGCTCGTACGTCAACTCGACTCTCTCGCACAGTACTTCCGGCCCCTGGAGGTCCCGGAACCCGGAGAGCTGCCACGGGTACAGGAGTTGTGCGACCTCTCCGACCCCTTTCGCGCCGATGCGGCCGCCGACGAGCTGTTCGTCGCGGCCATGCGCGAGATCAACGCCTGGCACACCCTGCGCAACCCCCTGTACGGGGCACTGTGGAAGGAGGCGGGGGCGCCGGATATGGACAGCGTGGGGCAGGTCGCCGAACTGCCCTACATACATGTGAACTTGTTCAAGAGACACGCTTTGAGCTCGATCGCGGACGATGCCGTGGCGCTGCGGCTGACGTCGTCGGGGACGGGGGGTGAGAAGACGGAGATCGGGTTCGACGCGTGGTCCATCGGGACCGCGCAGCGGATGGACGCCTGGACGATGAAGGCGCTCGGGCTGATCGACGTGGAGCGGCCCGCCAACTATCTCGTCCTCGGGTACGAGCCGGACCCCCGGCTCACCATGGGCGCCGCGCACGGCCTGAACGAGCTGTGCGACTTCGCGCCCGTCGCCTCCGTCCGGCACGCGCTGCGCAACACCGGTGACGGGCACGAGTTCGACCCCATGGGCTGCGTCGACACCCTGCTGGAGTTCGCGAAGCGCGCGGAGCCGGTGCGGATCGTCGGGTTCCCCGCGCTGCTGCACACCGTGCTGGAGCGGATGGGGACGATGGGGGTTCCGCCCCTGCGGCTTCCCGAGGGTTCCCTGGTGCTGACCGGTGGCGGCTGGAAGAGCCATGCCGACCGGGCCATCGGGCGCACGGAGTTCCGGGCGGGCATCGAACGGCAGCTCGGTATCCCGGATGAGCGGATCCGGGACTGCTACGGCTCGGTCGAGCACTGCGTCCCGTACATCGAGTGCGCGGCGCATCACTTCCATGTGCCGGTGTGGGCGCGCTGCGTCGTGCGGGACGTACGCACCCTGGAGCCGGTGGGGTACGGCGATGTGGGCTATCTCCAGTTCGTGTCGCCGTTCATCACGGCGCTGCCCGCGCACAGCGTGCTGATGGCCGATCTCGGCACCCTGCGTCCGCCGGGCGACTGCGGGATCGCCACGCCGTGGTTCGAGGTCCTCGGGCGCGCGGGTGTGCGCCGCAACCGTACGTGCGCCGTCGCCGCGGCGGAGCTCATGGAGGTTCGATGA
- a CDS encoding acyl-CoA reductase has protein sequence MTTVAQTVTTPYYWQGEWVDAEEAGRRLGRLGSLLPALSGPLDTEHVLGACARFAEVLTDRDGAPYQRLFADLTDPGTTALDAGDAEAALAGLASALGREPLTAQLTAELGGTAPYRPVAAEFADGAAELWQPVGTLVHIAPRNVAVAGVLSAVEGLLAGNVNVVKTSGGESLFTQHALAALADADPSGQVRERLVVLRFSSRDTDWLRQLCRPADAVAVWGTEEAVEGVARFLPSGCRLVDWGPKISLAYLDRTGERRDGAALRALARDILRNGQRTCTSPQVVYVDTDDTEVLFTEARALADALAAEADGFPEFPRDTAEQAEVTNVVTVARLEEHLGLTRTFSGPGGRWHVLADKRPGLTASPLFGTVWVKPLPREDIVRVLHPMRRYLQTVGLHASADQAVPLAGEFFRAGALRVTAPGAMLDSYPGEPHDGQLALQRYSRRVSIAIAGALEITGGAER, from the coding sequence ATGACGACCGTCGCGCAGACCGTGACCACCCCCTACTACTGGCAGGGGGAATGGGTCGACGCGGAGGAGGCCGGGCGCCGGCTCGGCCGGCTCGGCTCCCTCCTTCCCGCCCTGTCCGGGCCGCTGGACACCGAGCATGTCCTGGGCGCGTGCGCGCGGTTCGCCGAGGTGCTCACCGACCGGGACGGCGCGCCGTACCAGCGGCTGTTCGCCGATCTGACCGATCCCGGGACGACGGCGCTCGACGCCGGCGACGCGGAAGCCGCCCTCGCGGGGCTCGCCTCGGCCCTCGGCCGTGAGCCGCTGACCGCCCAGCTGACGGCGGAGCTCGGCGGCACGGCTCCGTACCGGCCCGTCGCGGCGGAGTTCGCGGACGGTGCGGCCGAACTGTGGCAGCCGGTGGGCACGTTGGTGCACATCGCGCCGCGCAATGTGGCCGTCGCGGGCGTGCTCAGCGCCGTCGAGGGTCTTCTCGCGGGCAATGTCAACGTTGTCAAGACCAGTGGCGGGGAGAGCCTGTTCACCCAGCACGCGCTGGCGGCGCTCGCCGACGCCGATCCGTCGGGCCAGGTGCGCGAGCGGCTGGTGGTGCTGCGGTTCTCCTCCAGGGACACGGACTGGCTGCGCCAGCTGTGCCGCCCCGCCGACGCGGTGGCGGTCTGGGGGACCGAGGAGGCGGTCGAGGGGGTGGCGCGGTTCCTGCCGTCCGGCTGCCGGCTGGTCGACTGGGGGCCGAAGATCTCCCTCGCCTACCTCGACCGCACGGGCGAGCGCCGGGACGGGGCGGCGCTGCGGGCGCTGGCCCGGGACATCCTCCGCAACGGCCAGCGCACCTGCACGAGCCCCCAGGTCGTCTACGTCGACACGGACGACACGGAGGTGCTGTTCACCGAGGCCCGTGCCCTCGCGGACGCGCTGGCCGCCGAGGCGGACGGGTTCCCCGAGTTCCCGAGGGACACGGCCGAGCAGGCGGAGGTCACGAACGTCGTCACGGTCGCGCGTCTGGAGGAACACCTGGGCCTCACCCGGACGTTCAGCGGGCCCGGCGGGCGCTGGCACGTCCTCGCGGACAAGCGCCCCGGCCTCACCGCCTCTCCCCTGTTCGGGACCGTCTGGGTCAAGCCCCTCCCGCGCGAGGACATCGTGCGCGTCCTGCACCCGATGCGCCGCTACCTCCAGACCGTGGGCCTGCACGCCTCGGCCGACCAGGCAGTCCCCCTCGCCGGCGAGTTCTTCCGCGCCGGCGCCCTGCGCGTCACCGCACCGGGCGCCATGCTGGACAGCTACCCGGGCGAACCGCATGACGGCCAGCTGGCGCTCCAGCGGTACAGCCGCAGGGTCAGCATCGCGATCGCGGGAGCCTTGGAGATCACCGGGGGCGCCGAGCGCTGA
- a CDS encoding SDR family oxidoreductase, with the protein MSTVTGKVAVVTGAGSGIGRGLAAELARRGARLALSDVHEAGLAETAAQVESLGAEAHTARLDVSDRAAVESYATTVAEHFGTVHQVYNNAGIGGGGGTVLETDWSVYDRTIAVNLFGVVHGTKAFLPHLIASGDGHVVNISSLNGIMAQPTLGAYCAAKFGVRGFTETLRTEMLAGRHPVRVSVVHPGGVRTNIATAALDAARGQGIEIPARQLARARTYNEKLLKMPAGRAATIIVDGVEAGRPRIMVGRDAQAADLLVRLFPRLSPKLTVLLERRLFGKA; encoded by the coding sequence GTCACCGGCAAGGTCGCCGTCGTCACCGGCGCCGGCTCCGGCATCGGCCGGGGCCTCGCGGCCGAACTCGCCCGCCGCGGCGCCCGGCTCGCCCTCAGCGACGTCCACGAGGCCGGCCTCGCCGAGACCGCCGCCCAGGTCGAGTCCCTCGGCGCCGAGGCGCACACCGCGCGGCTCGACGTCAGCGACCGCGCGGCCGTCGAGAGCTACGCCACGACCGTCGCCGAGCACTTCGGGACCGTGCACCAGGTGTACAACAACGCCGGTATCGGCGGGGGCGGCGGCACCGTCCTCGAAACCGACTGGAGCGTCTACGACCGTACGATCGCGGTCAACCTCTTCGGGGTCGTCCACGGCACCAAGGCGTTCCTGCCCCATCTGATCGCCTCGGGCGACGGGCACGTGGTCAACATCTCCAGCCTCAACGGGATCATGGCCCAGCCCACGCTCGGCGCCTACTGCGCCGCCAAGTTCGGGGTGCGCGGGTTCACCGAGACGCTGCGCACGGAGATGCTCGCGGGGCGCCATCCGGTGCGGGTCAGCGTCGTCCACCCCGGCGGCGTCCGGACCAACATCGCCACCGCGGCCCTCGACGCGGCCCGCGGCCAGGGCATCGAGATCCCCGCCCGGCAGCTGGCCCGCGCCCGCACCTACAACGAGAAGCTCCTGAAGATGCCCGCCGGGCGGGCCGCCACGATCATCGTCGACGGAGTGGAGGCCGGTCGGCCGCGCATCATGGTGGGCCGTGACGCCCAGGCCGCCGACCTGCTCGTCCGGCTCTTCCCACGCCTGTCGCCGAAGCTGACCGTGCTGTTGGAGCGCAGACTCTTCGGCAAGGCGTGA